The following coding sequences are from one Fibrobacterota bacterium window:
- a CDS encoding OmpA family protein codes for MARKHKHPEHVNHERWLVSYADFITLLFATFTALYALSKADASKAKVVADGLREAFGVSGAKIVQMEALDVNGIPSDNARLPTGQGNQNAPPASTKEAGKPEFEEIKKQVEEFLMTKGMYDKVSVDRQERGLVISLKEGGFFESGSADVKPEANKVLEELAKKILSYRNPVRIEGHTDNVPIHSRTFPTNWELSSARATNVVRLLTERFRIPSGKLSATGYGDSRPKTPNDTPAGRARNRRVDIVILSESGEASEPETILDDGGGGSLQGGAGGQSGGIPPDPSPPGQ; via the coding sequence ATGGCCAGGAAACACAAGCATCCGGAGCACGTCAACCACGAACGTTGGTTGGTCTCCTACGCCGATTTCATCACCCTGCTGTTCGCCACCTTCACGGCGCTCTACGCCCTCAGCAAGGCCGACGCCAGCAAGGCCAAGGTGGTGGCCGACGGCCTGCGCGAGGCCTTCGGCGTAAGCGGGGCCAAGATCGTCCAGATGGAAGCCCTCGACGTCAACGGCATCCCTTCCGACAATGCGCGGCTGCCCACCGGCCAGGGCAACCAGAACGCCCCGCCCGCCTCCACCAAGGAAGCCGGTAAGCCGGAGTTCGAGGAGATCAAGAAACAGGTCGAGGAATTCCTCATGACCAAGGGCATGTACGACAAGGTATCCGTCGATCGCCAGGAGCGCGGATTGGTCATTTCCCTCAAGGAAGGCGGCTTCTTCGAATCGGGCAGCGCCGACGTGAAGCCCGAGGCCAACAAGGTCCTGGAAGAACTGGCCAAGAAGATCCTGTCGTACCGCAACCCCGTGCGCATCGAAGGGCATACCGATAACGTGCCCATCCACTCGCGCACCTTTCCCACCAACTGGGAGCTATCCTCGGCGCGCGCCACCAACGTGGTCCGGCTTTTGACCGAACGCTTCCGCATCCCGTCCGGTAAACTCTCGGCTACCGGCTATGGCGATTCGCGCCCCAAGACCCCCAACGATACGCCCGCCGGGCGCGCCCGCAACCGTCGCGTCGACATCGTGATCCTGTCGGAATCCGGCGAAGCCTCCGAACCTGAGACCATCCTCGACGATGGCGGAGGCGGCAGCCTGCAGGGGGGCGCGGGCGGCCAGAGCGGCGGAATCCCGCCGGACCCGTCCCCTCCGGGCCAATAG
- a CDS encoding response regulator, with translation MAALRILHLEDDPFFADMVEAMLAAHGMHVAIKRAETFSGFCDALRGQNYDLILSDHEFPGGDGLKVLDLCRRECPNVPFIFLSGRLGEELAVESLKNGAVDYVLKSNMSRLIPTVVRTLNAFRETAALRAAEARIRRDRANLHGLIENTLDAIWSMDMDCKVLAFNSAASLLCMKMTGHPMVEDTCFLDLLPPAQQARWREAVARVRDQERFMEEQELEWLGKRYVLEFGFNPILSAREVTGVAVFAKDVSGRKRIEAAAARLELQRGRLEAAYLRMRLPLRALERIAGMLAKAAGDGDMQRIAEMLAKAVRRLSDLHSRAGQGEEELRAQAPADLRLMTGEDGPAGPASRYEAGHPGGTGAAGPLRILVAEDNPVSQVVVTGMLQRLGREFDLAANGKEAVGACARAAYDLVLMDCQMPEMDGPDAARAIREREAGTGRRAYIAALTANTGPGIRERCLAAGMDAFYAKPLRREALDETLAAAWRLKEESSLRI, from the coding sequence ATGGCGGCCCTGCGCATCCTGCATCTGGAAGATGATCCCTTCTTCGCGGACATGGTCGAAGCCATGCTCGCCGCCCATGGCATGCATGTAGCCATCAAGCGGGCGGAAACCTTTTCCGGATTCTGCGACGCCCTTCGCGGCCAGAACTACGACCTCATCCTTTCGGATCACGAGTTCCCGGGGGGCGACGGCCTGAAGGTATTGGACTTATGCCGGCGCGAATGCCCCAACGTCCCCTTCATCTTCCTATCGGGCCGGCTCGGCGAAGAACTGGCGGTCGAGTCGCTCAAGAACGGCGCGGTCGACTACGTGCTCAAGTCCAACATGTCGCGCCTTATCCCCACCGTGGTGCGCACCCTCAACGCCTTCCGCGAGACCGCCGCCCTGCGCGCGGCCGAGGCGCGCATCCGCCGCGACCGGGCCAACCTGCACGGCCTCATCGAGAATACCTTGGACGCCATCTGGTCGATGGACATGGACTGCAAGGTGCTGGCCTTCAACTCGGCGGCTAGCCTGCTATGCATGAAGATGACCGGCCACCCCATGGTGGAAGACACATGCTTCCTGGACCTCCTGCCCCCGGCCCAACAGGCGCGTTGGCGGGAAGCGGTGGCGCGCGTGCGCGACCAGGAACGCTTCATGGAAGAGCAGGAGTTGGAATGGCTGGGCAAGCGCTACGTCCTGGAGTTCGGCTTCAATCCCATCCTCTCGGCGCGGGAGGTCACGGGAGTGGCCGTGTTCGCCAAGGACGTATCCGGACGCAAGCGAATCGAGGCCGCGGCGGCGCGCCTGGAACTGCAACGGGGCCGCTTGGAAGCCGCCTACCTCAGGATGCGCCTTCCGCTGCGCGCTTTGGAGCGGATCGCGGGAATGTTGGCGAAAGCGGCCGGCGACGGCGATATGCAGCGGATCGCGGAGATGCTCGCGAAGGCGGTACGGCGTTTGTCCGACCTGCATAGCCGGGCCGGCCAAGGTGAAGAAGAATTACGCGCCCAAGCCCCGGCGGATCTGCGCCTCATGACCGGGGAGGACGGCCCCGCGGGACCCGCTTCGCGGTACGAGGCCGGGCATCCGGGCGGAACCGGCGCGGCCGGGCCCTTGCGTATCCTGGTGGCGGAAGACAATCCCGTCAGCCAGGTGGTGGTGACGGGCATGTTGCAACGGCTGGGCCGGGAGTTCGATCTGGCCGCCAACGGCAAGGAGGCCGTCGGGGCTTGCGCCCGCGCGGCGTACGATCTGGTGCTGATGGATTGCCAGATGCCGGAAATGGACGGGCCGGACGCCGCCCGCGCCATCCGGGAACGGGAAGCAGGAACGGGCCGGCGCGCCTACATCGCCGCGCTTACTGCCAACACCGGGCCGGGAATACGGGAGCGTTGCCTCGCGGCCGGCATGGACGCTTTCTACGCCAAGCCTTTGCGCCGGGAAGCGCTGGACGAGACCCTGGCCGCAGCCTGGCGGCTCAAGGAAGAAAGCTCACTGAGGATCTGA
- a CDS encoding immunoglobulin domain-containing protein, with translation MRMQGHSASRLFIILPLILTGLAAAQTFFWNPSAPLLSSGSGDVLKAYNWSSAAGGGSYPASTLDDDFSAATLGAAWTTRDQDNFTDTQNPYVSFTDNPGKLTMRASGKDVWLADNQFVGITRSDITGDFDVSVEVFSQTDSTSSDVWAKAGILMRNNFAPTTDSGGFAMVAVTPGNGFTFQWDSDNNGNLDSEKDTKILTSVLASYPCWLRLAKKGASVTAYYKTALNNAWTQIDVAKTVTGALANSKIALFVTAHTTTKTSTAVFDDFTGGGNITSTALDFNFGGGTGTQAGSDAHLTAPLAAKSVVFKSSKVAFDFLTSALTVSDSAIFTAAKSIAAGTGSIVFTGNGAQKLAPLAGDTLPAISKSGTGILTLAGTSTTAGLLTLSGGSLNCGNVNQEFAGLNATAGVAITGLDAADTLTFSADANFSGVAALPAAGTILLRAASTTLNFTPPTAPAAAFNKLILWPRPLTASGAVIAVGAGAINLAGNLILRDEKFSGTVGDGIVDFRIGNPDVTLADSLLRTDVGTGTNKLHLYMGKGTWAIKGDLNVNPVNGLTADSATLDFQAASPKVQNLTVGTWKLGPIKHTGTGTLNLAQSSVALSAASFVQSAGVLNLNGSNLQTTDSLIVRNGAPGSIVGLAGKELKSAGNISLSGTSAARLGLNPGSTWKATAAGTLNADWADLGKSDASLSAAAGTATANCNDLGGNTHWNFPPTGPSFTLQPASKEVVAGLPVVFKAKATGTAPVTYAWHVQGDTATLSKEDSLHFDKVDASQNGVHYYCVATNSVGSAPSLDAVLTVDVPPVIDVQPADTTVVAGNTASFTVTAHGSGILVYTWTKVGDAAVLPKGATLSLDSGSVRKYDGGTFICTITNGFGSAAVTRAALLTVKYPATIARQPADVVGTLGQKATLSISAAGTAPFSFAWTRVGDTTVLSKDSLLTLGPLAMADSNSYQCHVANNYGSMDSRVAKLTVVQAATIVREPLDMSVGPGRRAYFIAGVAGAQPLTYAWRRKGSATVIGTDTLLVIDSAKLADNGTIFIFTVSNSYGADTSREAKLSVVACDSVFKIAPESLTVDEGQPVKLAGTAACASQRQWSVVSGPGPRILDPEIDTLSFVAPRVSADSVIVLRFSAQYFGGPAVKDIRIKVREAIPDPKFTLPAPGKWKGSKTYVVRPTVTNSAALKASKYSPPLRYQWSLSVQSADTALGGDSLQLSNPTQGGNLDVTLCMDNGGASLCLVHTVDIDLTSVSLALRAARFGPVSLSGRMLAWNTKASVRIWDFRGRILWQERRDAGASALLPEAAARDLLRGRARLEILP, from the coding sequence ATGCGGATGCAAGGCCATTCGGCTTCACGCCTTTTCATAATCCTCCCGCTCATCTTGACCGGGCTGGCGGCGGCCCAAACCTTTTTCTGGAATCCTTCGGCGCCGTTGCTGAGTAGCGGCAGCGGCGATGTGTTGAAGGCGTACAATTGGAGCAGCGCCGCGGGAGGCGGGAGCTATCCGGCTTCAACCCTCGATGACGATTTTTCCGCCGCCACCTTGGGCGCCGCTTGGACGACTCGGGACCAGGATAATTTCACCGATACGCAAAATCCTTACGTCAGCTTCACGGACAACCCGGGTAAATTGACCATGCGCGCCAGCGGCAAGGATGTCTGGTTGGCGGACAACCAGTTCGTGGGCATTACCCGCAGCGATATTACGGGGGATTTCGACGTTTCGGTGGAGGTCTTTTCCCAAACAGATTCGACCAGTTCCGATGTCTGGGCCAAAGCGGGCATCCTGATGAGGAACAACTTCGCTCCCACGACGGACAGCGGTGGCTTCGCGATGGTGGCGGTTACGCCCGGAAATGGGTTCACTTTCCAATGGGATTCGGACAACAACGGCAATCTAGACTCCGAAAAGGACACCAAGATCCTCACCTCGGTCCTTGCATCGTACCCCTGCTGGCTGCGGCTGGCGAAGAAGGGGGCTTCGGTAACGGCCTACTATAAGACCGCCCTCAATAATGCCTGGACCCAGATCGATGTTGCGAAGACCGTGACCGGCGCCCTGGCGAATTCCAAAATCGCCTTGTTCGTTACGGCCCACACCACGACGAAAACCTCCACCGCCGTGTTCGACGATTTCACCGGCGGCGGCAACATCACCTCGACGGCCTTGGATTTCAATTTCGGCGGCGGTACCGGGACGCAAGCCGGGTCGGACGCCCATCTGACCGCTCCTTTAGCCGCCAAGAGCGTTGTCTTCAAGAGCTCGAAGGTGGCCTTCGATTTCCTGACCTCGGCCCTGACGGTTTCGGATAGCGCCATATTCACCGCGGCTAAGTCCATTGCGGCGGGAACCGGCAGCATCGTATTTACCGGGAACGGCGCGCAGAAACTGGCTCCCCTGGCGGGCGATACGCTTCCGGCCATTTCCAAATCTGGGACCGGCATCCTGACCCTTGCCGGGACTTCCACGACTGCCGGGTTATTGACCTTGAGCGGCGGGTCCTTGAATTGCGGGAACGTCAACCAGGAGTTCGCTGGGCTGAATGCCACAGCGGGAGTCGCCATCACCGGATTGGACGCGGCGGATACCCTTACCTTTTCCGCGGACGCGAATTTCTCCGGGGTCGCCGCGCTCCCGGCGGCTGGCACCATCCTGTTGCGCGCGGCATCGACGACCTTGAACTTCACGCCCCCGACCGCCCCGGCCGCGGCATTCAACAAATTGATCCTGTGGCCGCGTCCCTTGACCGCGAGCGGCGCCGTCATCGCCGTGGGCGCTGGAGCGATCAATTTGGCCGGTAACCTTATCCTCAGGGATGAAAAGTTCAGCGGGACAGTAGGCGACGGGATCGTCGATTTCCGGATCGGTAACCCTGACGTTACCCTTGCTGACAGCCTCTTGCGCACCGACGTCGGGACCGGAACCAATAAGCTCCATCTGTATATGGGCAAAGGAACCTGGGCCATCAAAGGGGATCTGAACGTAAACCCGGTTAACGGGTTGACGGCGGATAGCGCCACTTTGGATTTCCAAGCGGCCTCCCCCAAGGTGCAGAACCTCACGGTCGGAACCTGGAAGCTGGGCCCCATCAAGCACACGGGAACGGGCACCTTGAACTTGGCCCAATCCAGCGTGGCCTTGAGCGCCGCCTCTTTCGTGCAATCCGCAGGGGTCCTGAACCTGAACGGGTCCAATCTGCAAACGACCGACTCCTTGATCGTCCGCAATGGAGCTCCCGGTTCCATTGTCGGTTTGGCTGGGAAAGAGCTCAAGTCCGCGGGAAATATTTCATTGTCCGGCACGTCGGCCGCGCGCCTGGGATTGAATCCCGGATCGACCTGGAAGGCCACGGCAGCCGGTACGCTCAATGCCGATTGGGCCGATCTCGGAAAAAGCGATGCCAGCCTAAGCGCGGCCGCGGGCACGGCCACAGCCAATTGCAACGATCTCGGCGGCAACACCCATTGGAATTTCCCGCCGACGGGCCCATCCTTTACCCTGCAACCGGCCTCCAAGGAGGTCGTCGCCGGGCTGCCCGTTGTCTTCAAGGCCAAGGCCACCGGAACGGCTCCCGTCACTTATGCCTGGCATGTGCAGGGCGATACCGCCACTTTAAGCAAGGAGGATAGCCTTCACTTCGACAAGGTCGACGCTTCCCAGAACGGGGTCCATTATTACTGCGTGGCCACCAACTCCGTAGGCAGCGCGCCTTCCCTGGACGCGGTACTGACCGTGGACGTGCCTCCCGTTATCGACGTCCAACCCGCCGATACCACGGTGGTGGCGGGCAATACCGCCTCCTTTACCGTAACCGCGCACGGATCCGGGATTCTCGTCTATACCTGGACTAAGGTGGGGGACGCCGCCGTCCTGCCCAAGGGGGCCACGCTTTCCCTCGACTCCGGTTCGGTCCGCAAATACGATGGGGGCACCTTTATCTGCACCATCACGAACGGATTCGGAAGCGCCGCGGTCACCCGGGCCGCGCTTCTGACCGTAAAGTACCCGGCCACGATCGCGCGTCAACCCGCCGACGTGGTGGGCACCTTGGGGCAGAAGGCCACCCTATCCATTTCCGCCGCGGGCACGGCGCCTTTCTCATTCGCGTGGACGCGCGTGGGCGACACCACGGTCCTGTCGAAGGATTCCCTTCTCACTTTGGGCCCTCTCGCCATGGCCGATAGCAATTCGTACCAATGCCATGTGGCTAATAATTATGGCAGCATGGATTCCCGCGTGGCCAAACTGACCGTGGTGCAGGCCGCCACCATCGTGAGGGAACCATTGGATATGTCCGTGGGCCCCGGCCGTAGGGCGTACTTCATCGCCGGAGTCGCGGGCGCCCAGCCCCTCACCTACGCCTGGAGGCGCAAGGGTAGCGCCACCGTCATCGGCACCGATACCTTGCTGGTCATCGATTCGGCCAAGCTGGCCGACAACGGGACGATCTTCATCTTCACCGTCTCCAACTCCTACGGGGCCGATACCAGCCGCGAGGCCAAGCTCTCCGTAGTCGCCTGCGATTCGGTTTTCAAGATCGCCCCCGAGTCCCTGACCGTGGATGAAGGCCAGCCGGTCAAGCTCGCGGGAACGGCGGCATGCGCTTCCCAGCGGCAATGGAGCGTCGTCTCGGGCCCCGGCCCCCGCATCCTCGATCCCGAGATCGATACCCTGAGCTTCGTCGCGCCCCGCGTTTCCGCCGATTCCGTGATCGTACTCCGGTTCAGCGCCCAGTACTTCGGCGGCCCCGCCGTGAAGGACATCCGCATCAAGGTGCGCGAAGCCATTCCCGATCCCAAGTTCACCCTACCCGCGCCCGGGAAATGGAAGGGATCCAAGACCTACGTGGTCCGGCCCACCGTGACCAACTCCGCCGCCCTCAAGGCCTCCAAGTACTCGCCTCCCTTGCGATACCAATGGTCCCTCTCCGTCCAGTCCGCGGACACGGCCTTGGGAGGGGATTCCCTACAGCTATCCAATCCCACCCAAGGAGGTAACCTAGATGTTACCCTATGCATGGACAACGGGGGCGCTTCCCTATGCCTGGTGCATACGGTGGACATCGATCTGACCTCGGTGAGCCTGGCGTTACGCGCGGCCCGTTTCGGCCCGGTGAGCTTGAGCGGGCGCATGCTTGCCTGGAACACCAAGGCTTCGGTGAGGATCTGGGACTTCCGGGGCCGCATCTTGTGGCAAGAACGGCGGGATGCCGGCGCCAGCGCCCTTCTGCCCGAAGCGGCCGCGCGCGATCTCTTGCGCGGACGCGCCCGTCTGGAAATCCTGCCGTAG
- a CDS encoding DMT family transporter — translation MLFSIRPAPFLFLAACLWGLCIPVMKALAAEQDWLAPGHGSAAASLASLAVRFGMAALALMAALRIAPWHLRRKEWAHGAALAAFTTVSMFLQVDGINYTSASTAGFLIALYCVLVPLFAWAARIRRMTPILAICCMLVLAGMAVLTDFHPREMRLGRGEWENIAASGLFAGQILWVDRVPAGEADPFKVTIALILLVALASAACLLFIPGGISLPMRLHASPRSFFLEASLALLGTALPFALMNRFQSGVGSVIAGFIYCCEPLMTALGAFWLPELLVRTPDLYPNEHPTPRLLAGGALILGANLLLWKDRARPLAEPAV, via the coding sequence ATGCTTTTTTCTATCCGACCCGCGCCGTTTCTCTTCCTCGCCGCCTGCCTCTGGGGCCTTTGCATCCCGGTCATGAAGGCTTTGGCCGCCGAACAGGATTGGCTCGCGCCCGGCCATGGGAGCGCGGCCGCCTCCTTGGCTTCCCTGGCCGTCCGCTTCGGGATGGCGGCCCTGGCCCTGATGGCCGCCCTCCGCATCGCCCCCTGGCATCTCCGCCGGAAGGAGTGGGCCCATGGGGCCGCGCTGGCGGCCTTCACCACGGTGAGCATGTTCCTGCAAGTGGATGGCATCAACTATACCTCCGCCTCCACCGCCGGTTTCCTCATCGCGCTCTACTGCGTCCTGGTCCCGCTCTTCGCTTGGGCGGCGCGCATCCGCCGCATGACCCCGATCCTCGCCATCTGTTGCATGCTGGTTCTGGCCGGCATGGCCGTGCTCACGGATTTCCATCCGCGCGAGATGCGCCTGGGCCGGGGCGAATGGGAGAACATCGCCGCCTCCGGGCTGTTCGCTGGCCAGATCCTGTGGGTCGATCGCGTGCCCGCGGGCGAAGCCGATCCCTTCAAGGTTACCATCGCCCTGATCCTCCTGGTGGCCCTGGCTTCCGCGGCCTGCCTCCTCTTCATCCCCGGCGGGATCTCATTGCCGATGCGATTGCATGCATCCCCCCGGTCCTTTTTCCTGGAGGCGTCCTTGGCCCTGCTGGGCACGGCGCTTCCCTTCGCGCTGATGAACCGCTTCCAGTCCGGGGTGGGATCGGTGATCGCCGGATTCATCTACTGCTGCGAGCCGCTCATGACCGCGCTGGGCGCGTTCTGGCTGCCCGAGCTCTTGGTGCGCACCCCCGACTTATATCCCAACGAGCATCCGACCCCGCGCTTGCTCGCAGGAGGCGCGCTGATCCTGGGCGCCAATCTTCTCTTGTGGAAAGATCGCGCCCGACCCTTGGCCGAACCGGCGGTTTAG
- a CDS encoding OmpA family protein, with protein MNAITMKRAGSLAVCLALLVGCADMNDAGKGGLIGAGAGGVVGGLIGHATGNTAAGAIIGAAIGGAGGAAIGHYMDKQAEELQRDLKDAKVERVGEGIKITFNSGILFDVNSDRLRSDAESNLKNLAKVLNKYPDTEIMVQGHTDSTGKDDYNLSLSEKRAGSVGSELVGSGVKRGRITESGMGEKSPVADNGTASGRQANRRVEVAIWANDKLKKAAEDGKLAKG; from the coding sequence ATGAACGCAATTACCATGAAGCGAGCCGGAAGCTTGGCCGTTTGCCTGGCGTTGCTCGTCGGGTGCGCGGACATGAACGATGCCGGTAAAGGCGGCCTGATCGGCGCCGGGGCCGGCGGCGTGGTGGGCGGACTCATCGGCCACGCCACGGGCAATACCGCGGCGGGCGCCATCATCGGGGCGGCCATCGGCGGCGCCGGGGGCGCGGCCATCGGGCACTACATGGACAAGCAGGCCGAAGAGCTGCAGCGCGATCTGAAGGACGCGAAGGTGGAACGGGTCGGGGAAGGGATCAAGATCACCTTCAACTCCGGCATCCTCTTCGACGTGAATTCGGACCGGCTCAGGTCCGATGCCGAATCCAACCTGAAGAACCTGGCCAAGGTGCTGAATAAGTATCCGGATACGGAGATCATGGTGCAAGGCCATACCGATAGCACGGGCAAGGACGATTACAATCTCTCGCTTTCGGAGAAGCGCGCCGGCTCGGTGGGAAGCGAGCTCGTGGGCTCGGGAGTGAAGCGCGGACGCATCACCGAATCGGGCATGGGCGAAAAGAGCCCCGTGGCCGATAACGGCACCGCCTCCGGCCGCCAGGCGAACCGCCGCGTCGAAGTCGCCATCTGGGCCAACGACAAGCTCAAGAAAGCCGCTGAGGACGGCAAACTCGCCAAGGGATAA